The window CAAATCACTTCGGCACGGAACGCCCACAACCGTCAAATGGGATCCGGGAGTTGTCGCTCATGCTTTCTCTAGGTCCTTGAAAGCGCGGCGCGTCGGCGGTGGCGGGCCACCCGTTCGCGGTTCCCGCAGACCTCGCTGGAGCACCAGCGCCTCCGGCGTCCCCGGGACGTATCCAGGTACACGATCGGGCAGTTGTCGCCCTCGCACTGACGCAGGGCCGCCAGGGCCACGGGGTCGGTGAGCAGTTCCACGGCGTCGCGGGCGACGGCCGCGAGCAGGGCGGCGCACTCGGGCGGCCCGGCCAACTCGCGTACGAGGGTCCCGTCTTCGCCGCGCACGGCGCGGGGTGCGGGTGGTGCCGTACGGGCGACGTCGTTGACGCGGGCGAGCGCGAGGTCGTAGGCCCGCGTCTCCTGACCGAGATATCCACGCACCAACTCGCTCATGTCCCACCGCAGTTCCCGGAACCCTGCAAGCCAGGGCGCGTCGGCGTGCGCCAGCGGACAGCCGGCCGGAACCAGCCCCGAGCCGGTGATCCACGCGCGCAGGGGAGGGAGGGAGTCGAGCCGTTCCACGGGGTGGGTGGTGGAGAGGAGATCCAGGCAGACCCGCCCGGCGTCGAACCTCAGCTCGTACGGGACCGTGGCCGCAGCCAGTGCCATGTGCGTGTCACCGCCTAGGCTCACCCCGGCCGGCAGCCTCACCGGGGCATCGTCGGAGGCCGGAAATCCGTTCCCTCCCACAGTGCCCGCCCACCGTCCGGACCGGTAGCCCCCGGGCGGCGCGGGGGCGGCTGCCTACTGCGGGGGATAAGGCCCGTTGCCGTAGGGCCCTTGGCCGTACGGGCCCTGGCTGTAAGGGCCTTGGTCGTAGGGACCCTGCCCGTACGCCCCTTGTCCGTACACCCCCTGCCCATACGGTCCGGCCTGCCATGCCGGCCCCGGCCGGTACCGCACCCTCCCGCGCTCCTCCTTCACCGGCACGAACCCGGCGGCCTGGAGCACTGCCACGGCCCTGGCGTGGCGCCGCCTCAGGGACAGGAAACCGCCGGCGGAGGCGACCAGGAAGATGACCCACAGCACCCCGATGATGAGGAGGAAGAGCCCGTCCCCCGGGGCCT of the Streptomyces sp. NBC_01788 genome contains:
- a CDS encoding CGNR zinc finger domain-containing protein, whose translation is MALAAATVPYELRFDAGRVCLDLLSTTHPVERLDSLPPLRAWITGSGLVPAGCPLAHADAPWLAGFRELRWDMSELVRGYLGQETRAYDLALARVNDVARTAPPAPRAVRGEDGTLVRELAGPPECAALLAAVARDAVELLTDPVALAALRQCEGDNCPIVYLDTSRGRRRRWCSSEVCGNRERVARHRRRAALSRT